One genomic window of Equus caballus isolate H_3958 breed thoroughbred chromosome 6, TB-T2T, whole genome shotgun sequence includes the following:
- the IRS1 gene encoding insulin receptor substrate 1 translates to MASPPETDGFSDVRKVGYLRKPKSMHKRFFVLRAASEAGGPARLEYYENEKKWRHKSSAPKRSIPLESCFNINKRADSKNKHLVALYTRDEHFAIAADSEAEQDSWYQALLQLHNRAKGHHDGAAAPGAGGGGGSCSGSSGLGEAGEDLSYGDVPPGPAFKEVWQVILKPKGLGQTKNLIGIYRLCLTSKTISFVKLNSEAAAVVLQLMNIRRCGHSENFFFIEVGRSAVTGPGEFWMQVDDSVVAQNMHETILEAMRAMSDEFRPRSKSQSSSNCSNPISVPLRRHHLNNPPPSQVGLTRRSRTESITATSPASMVGGKQGSFRVRASSDGEGTMSRPASVDGSPVSPSTNRTHAHRHRGSSRLHPPLNHSRSIPMPSSRCSPSATSPVSLSSSSTSGHGSTSDCLFPRRSSASVSGSPSDGGFISSDEYGSSPCDFRSSFRSVTPDSLGHTPPARGEEELSNYICMGGKGASTLTAPNGHYILPRGGNGHRYVPGAGLGTSPALAGDEAASAADLDNRFRKRTHSAGTSPTISHQKTPSQSSVASIEEYTEMMPAYPPGGGSGGRLPGYRHSAFVPTHSYPEEGLEMHPLERGGGHHRPDTSTLHTDDGYMPMSPGVAPVPGSRKGSGDYMPMSPKSVSAPQQIINPIRRHPQRVDPNGYMMMSPSGSCSPDIGGGSSSSSSAAPSGSSYGKLWTNGVGGHHSHALPHPKLPMESSGSKLLSCTGDYMNMSPVGDSNTSSPSDCYYGPEDPQHKPVLSYYSLPRSFKHTQRPGELEETARHQHLRLSSSSGRLLYAAAAEDSSSSTSSDSLGGGYCGARSEPGLPHHLHHQVLQPHLPRKVDTAAQTNSRLARPTRLSLGDPKASTLPRARDQQQQPPLLHPPEPKSPGEYVNIEFGSDQPGYLSGPMAPHSSPSVRCPSQLQPAPREEETGPEEYMNMDLGPGRRAAWQESAGVQPGRVGPAPPGSASMCRPTRAVPSSRGDYMTMQMGCPRQSYVDTSPVAPISYADMRTGIVVEEVSLPGATAAAPSSTSAASASPAAPQGAGELGARSSLLGGPQGPGGMSAFTRVNLSPNRNQSAKVIRADPQGCRRRHSSETFSSTPSATRAGNMVPFGAGAVVGSSGGGSSSTEDVKRHSSASFENVWLRPGELGGAPKEPAQVCGAAGGLENGLNYIDLDLVKDFKQRPQERPSQQQPPPPPAPHQPLGSSESSSTSRSSEDLSAYASISFQKQPEDLQ, encoded by the coding sequence ATGGCGAGCCCTCCGGAGACCGACGGCTTCTCGGACGTGCGCAAGGTGGGCTACCTGCGCAAACCCAAGAGCATGCACAAGCGCTTCTTTGTGCTGCGGGCGGCCAGCGAGGCTGGGGGCCCGGCGCGCCTCGAGTACTACGAGAACGAGAAGAAGTGGCGGCACAAGTCGAGCGCCCCCAAACGCTCGATCCCCCTCGAGAGCTGCTTCAACATCAACAAGCGGGCGGACTCCAAGAACAAGCACCTGGTGGCCCTCTACACCCGGGACGAGCACTTTGCTATCGCGGCGGACAGCGAGGCCGAGCAGGACAGCTGGTACCAGGCCCTCCTGCAGCTGCACAACCGTGCCAAGGGCCACCACGACGGGGCCGCGGCCCCTGGGGCGGGAGGCGGAGGGGGCAGCTGCAGCGGCAGCTCTGGCCTCGGCGAGGCAGGGGAGGACTTGAGCTACGGGGACGTGCCCCCAGGACCTGCGTTCAAAGAggtctggcaggtgatcctgAAACCCAAGGGCCTGGGTCAGACAAAGAACCTGATTGGCATCTACCGCCTCTGCCTGACCAGCAAGACCATCAGCTTCGTGAAGCTGAACTCGGAGGCGGCGGCCGTGGTGCTGCAGCTGATGAACATCAGGCGCTGTGGCCACTCAGAGAACTTCTTCTTCATTGAAGTGGGCCGTTCCGCAGTGACGGGACCCGGGGAGTTCTGGATGCAGGTGGATGACTCTGTGGTGGCTCAGAACATGCACGAGACAATCCTGGAGGCCATGCGGGCCATGAGCGATGAGTTCCGCCCTCGCAGCAAGAGCCAGTCCTCGTCCAACTGCTCCAACCCCATCAGCGTACCCCTGCGCAGGCACCACCTCAACAACCCCCCGCCCAGCCAGGTGGGGCTGACTCGCCGCTCGCGCACCGAGAGCATCACCGCCACCTCCCCGGCCAGCATGGTGGGCGGGAAGCAGGGCTCCTTCCGTGTCCGTGCTTCCAGCGACGGCGAAGGCACTATGTCCCGTCCAGCTTCGGTGGATGGCAGTCCTGTGAGTCCTAGCACCAACAGGACCCACGCCCACCGGCATCGGGGCAGCTCTCGGCTGCACCCCCCTCTCAACCACAGCCGCTCCATCCCCATGCCTTCTTCTCGATGCTCACCTTCGGCCACTAGCCCGGTCAGTCTGTCGTCCAGCAGCACCAGTGGCCACGGCTCCACCTCAGACTGTCTCTTCCCGCGGCGGTCTAGTGCTTCTGTGTCCGGCTCCCCCAGCGATGGCGGTTTCATCTCCTCGGATGAGTATGGCTCCAGTCCCTGCGATTTCCGAAGTTCCTTCCGCAGTGTCACCCCAGATTCCCTGGGCCACACCCCACCGGCCCGGGGTGAGGAGGAGTTGAGCAACTACATCTGCATGGGAGGCAAGGGGGCCTCCACCCTCACTGCCCCCAATGGTCACTACATTTTGCCTCGGGGTGGCAATGGTCACCGCTACGTCCCAGGAGCTGGCTTGGGCACGAGTCCAGCCCTGGCTGGAGATGAAGCAGCCAGTGCTGCAGATCTGGATAATCGGTTCCGAAAGCGGACTCACTCTGCTGGCACATCTCCTACCATTTCCCACCAGAAGACCCCATCCCAGTCCTCTGTGGCTTCCATTGAGGAATATACAGAGATGATGCCTGCCTACCCACCAGGAGGTGGCAGTGGAGGCCGACTGCCCGGCTACCGGCACTCGGCCTTTGTGCCCACCCATTCCTACCCTGAGGAGGGTCTGGAAATGCACCCTTTGGAGCGTGGTGGGGGCCACCACCGCCCAGACACCTCAACTCTCCACACTGATGATGGCTACATGCCCATGTCCCCAGGAGtggccccagtgcctggcagCCGAAAGGGCAGTGGGGACTATATGCCTATGAGCCCCAAGAGCGTGTCTGCCCCGCAGCAAATCATCAACCCCATCAGACGCCATCCCCAGAGAGTGGACCCCAATGGCTACATGATGATGTCCCCAAGCGGCAGCTGCTCCCCTGACATTGGAGGTgggtccagcagcagcagcagtgctgCCCCTTCTGGGAGCAGCTATGGGAAGCTATGGACAAATGGTGTAGGGGGCCACCACTCTCACGCCCTCCCACACCCCAAACTACCCATGGAGAGCAGTGGGAGCAAGCTCTTGTCTTGTACAGGTGACTACATGAACATGTCGCCAGTGGGGGACTCCAACACTAGCAGCCCCTCTGACTGCTACTACGGCCCTGAGGACCCCCAGCACAAGCCAGTACTCTCCTACTACTCATTGCCAAGGTCCTTTAAGCACACCCAGCGCCCTGGGGAGCTGGAGGAGACTGCCCGGCACCAGCACCTCCGCCTTTCCTCCAGCTCTGGTCGCCTTCTCTATGCTGCAGCAGCAGAAGATTCCTCTTCCTCCACCAGCAGTGACAGCCTGGGTGGGGGATACTGTGGGGCTAGATCCGAGCCCGGCCTCCCACATCATCTCCACCATCAGGTCCTGCAGCCTCATCTGCCTCGAAAGGTGGACACAGCTGCGCAGACCAACAGCCGCCTTGCTCGGCCCACGAGGCTGTCCCTGGGTGATCCCAAGGCCAGCACCTTACCTCGGGCCcgagaccagcagcagcagccacccctgCTGCACCCTCCGGAGCCCAAGAGCCCAGGGGAATATGTGAATATTGAATTTGGGAGTGATCAGCCAGGCTACTTATCTGGCCCCATGGCTCCCCACAGCTCGCCTTCTGTCAGGTGTCCATCCCAGCTCCAGCCAGCTCCCAGAGAGGAAGAGACTGGCCCTGAAGAATACATGAACATGGacttggggccgggccggagggCAGCCTGGCAGGAGAGCGCTGGGGTCCAGCCTGGCAGAGTAGGCCCTGCGCCTCCTGGGTCTGCTAGCATGTGCAGGCCTACTCGGGCAGTGCCCAGCAGCCGGGGTGACTACATGACCATGCAGATGGGTTGTCCCCGTCAGAGCTACGTGGACACCTCGCCAGTTGCCCCCATCAGCTATGCTGACATGCGGACGGGCATTGTTGTGGAGGAGGTGAGCCTTCCCGGGGCCACAGCGGCTGCTCCTTCCTCAACCTCAGCAGCCTCTGCTTCTCCTGCTGCACCTCAAGGGGCAGGGGAGCTGGGGGCCCGCTCTTCCCTGCTGGGGGGCCCGCAGGGACCTGGTGGCATGAGCGCCTTCACCCGGGTGAACCTCAGCCCCAATCGCAACCAGAGTGCCAAAGTGATCCGTGCGGACCCGCAAGGGTGCCGGAGGCGGCATAGCTCCGAGACCTTCTCCTCGACACCTAGTGCCACCCGGGCGGGCAATATGGTGCCCTTCGGAGCGGGGGCTGTGGTGGGGAGCAgcggtggtggcagcagcagcactgAGGATGTGAAGCGCCACAGCTCTGCTTCCTTTGAGAACGTGTGGCTGAGGCCTGGGGAGCTCGGGGGAGCCCCCAAGGAGCCAGCCCAAGTGTGCGGGGCTGCTGGGGGTTTGGAGAATGGTCTTAACTACATAGATCTGGATTTGGTCAAGGACTTCAAACAGCGCCCTCAGGAGCGCCCCTCTCAGCagcagcctcccccacccccggcccctcATCAGCCTCTTGGCAGCAGTGAGAGCAGCTCCACCAGCCGCTCCAGTGAGGATTTAAGCGCCTATGCCAGCATCAGTTTCCAGAAGCAGCCAGAGGACCTCCAGTAG